From the genome of Salmonella enterica subsp. houtenae serovar Houten:
ATAATGAAGACCAGGAAAATCAGACCCGCTATCGTCGTTACGACACCGCCCGGCACCTTAAACTTCAGCGCTTTTACCTCTTCCGGCGGTAAGCGGCGACGGAAGGCGATTTGCGACAGCAGGATCATAATCCACACCCATACTGTCGCAAACGTTGCCAGCGAGGCAATCACCAGGAAAACGTTTTCCGGCATGATGTAGTTCAGATAAACCGCAAACAGCAGCGCAATGGTCATCACCAGCACAGTGACCCACGGAATACCGCGGCGTGACGTTTTGGCAAAGACTTTCGGCGCGCTCCCCTGCTCCGCCATACCATGCAGCATACGGCCTACGCCAAACACATCGGAGTTGATAGCGGAAAGCGAGGCGGTCAATACCACAAAGTTCAGAATGCTGGCGGCAAAGGTAATCCCCATATGCTGGAACGTTAGCACAAATGGGCTGCCGTCCGTGCCGACCTGATTCCACGGATAGATAGACATAATGACGAACAGCGTGCCGACATAAAATACCAGGATACGCATCGGTACCGAGTTAATGGCGCGCGGAATAGATTTCTCCGGGTCTTTCGCTTCCCCGGCGGTGATACCGATAATCTCTATCCCGCCGTAAGCGAACATCACCATTTGCAGCGACATGATCATTCCCAGCCAGCCATTGCTGAAGAACCCGCCGTTGCTCCACAGGTTATGAATGCCGGTGGGCTGCCCACCGTTGCCAATTCCCCATACAATGATGCCGATACCCGCGACAATCATGATAATAATGGTGGCGACTTTGAAAAAGGAGAACCAAAACTCCAGCTCGCCGAACACCTTGACGCTCATCAGGTTGATGGCGCAAATGATTAGCACCACGCTAAGAACCCAAATCCAGTGCGGCACGGCAGGGAACCAGACGCCCATGTAAATGCCGAACGCGGTTACGTCGGCAATGGCGACGATGAGGATCTCAAAACAGTAGGTCCAGCCGGTAATATAACCCGCAAGCGGGCCGAGGTTTTCCTGCGCATAGCGCGAAAATGAGCTGGCGGCTGGGTTGTGAACGGACATTTCCCCCAATGCGCGCATAATGATATATGCCGCGACCCCGCCAATAATATAGGCCAACAGCACGCTCGGCCCCGCCATTTTGATGGCGTCCGCCGAGCCGTAAAACAGGCCGGTGCCGATTGCCGAACCTAATGCCATAAAGCGAATGTGCCGGGTGCTCAGCCCACGCTTTAGCTTATTATTGCTTTCCATCAATTTCTGACCTATCAACACAATAAAAAACCACGGGGCGTTAAGCCCCGTGGTGTACACATATGTCAGCGATTTTAGTGAGCGCGGGAGGCCACCTGTCGACCCGCCGCGCGATCCCAGATAATCGCCAGGATCACCATCACCACCGTTGGCATCAACCACGCCAGTCCCTGTTCCGCCAGCGGCAAACGCTGGCTCCAGGCTGGCAACATATCGCCAAAGGCAGATGCTTTGATGCCATCAAGGATACCAAAAAGCAGACTGATAAACATTGCCGGTGCGATGATGCGGGTGGAATTATGCCACCATGAGCGGGTAAAACTTAATACAACCAGTGCGATACACGGCGGATAGATAGCCGTCAGCACCGGAATGGAGATTTGAATCAGATGGCTCAATCCGAGGTTTGACACCACCATAGAGAAGCCGCCGAGAATAAAGACCAGCGTCCGGTAAGACAGCGGAATATACTGCGCGAAAAACTCAGCGCAGGCGCAGGTCAGCCCTACCGCTGTCACCAGACAAGCGATAAAGATCAGCGCCGCCAGCAGGAAGCTTCCCGCGCCGCCAAAGGTATGCTGAACGTAGGCATGAAGAATCGCCGCGCCGTTCGCTGACTGATCGACCAGCGTCGCGCTGTCAGAACCTAAGCGAAACAAGGCAAGGTAAAGCAGCGTCAGCCCCACGCCCGCCATCAGGCCGGCCCAGACCGTGTAACGCGTCAACAGGCGCGCTTCGGTAACGCCGCGAGAACGCGCCGCGTTCACAATAACGATACCAAACACCATCGCGCCCAGCGTATCCATTGTCAGATAGCCGTTCACAAATCCGTTAGAAAAGGCCGCATTCTGATAAGCGTCCAGGGCATTGCTGATTGGACCGACAGGCCAAACAATCGCCGCGACGGAAAGGATGACCAGCGCAATAATTTTCAACGGCGCCAGGAAATTCCCTACCGTATCCAGCAGCTTACCCGGATAGAGGGAAACCAGAATAACGATAGCGAAATAGACCAGGCTGTAAATCAGCAACGGCATTGCAGAATCGCCAGTCAACGGAGCGATACCGACCTCAAACGACACCGTCGCGGTACGCGGCGTCGCAAATAACGGCCCGACGGCCAGATAGCAAACGGTCGCCAGTAGGAGGCCCGCCACTTTACCAATCGGCGTACTGAGGCTGTCTACGCCGCCGCCGACTTTCGCCAGCGCCACAACGGTAAGAACCGGTAGCCCCACGGCGGTAATCAGAAAGCCAATAGCGGCTGTCCAGACGTGTTCACCCGCCTGCAAACCGACCATAGGAGGAAAGATAATATTGCCTGCGCCAACGAACAGCGCAAATGTCATAAAGCCCAGGGCGATGATATCGCGCGATTTTAACTGATGGGTCATAAAGTCTTACTGCCTGTGGATGGTGATGTTGTAAACATTAAAATTTTTGCCTTTCCCGAAGGATTATAAAGCGGCGTTTTTTATCAATTTCAGCGGGAAAAACTCCCGGACCGATGCGGCGAAGAATTGTTTTTCGATTTACCGCGCAAATGCAGTCGTAATGACAGCACCTGAAGCGCAATTTAAACGCTTATAACGTTTTAAAGCAAGGTGGGATCTAAAAACCAGATGAATATAGCGATATGAAATTTACAACCAGAATAAAACACCATTCTCATGAAAAAGTTATGGCTAATCATGCGAACAAAAAATCACCAAACGTTGAATATTTCAGCGAGCCCGTATTAACTGCAAAGAAAATAAGCCAGCATCCGCTGGCTTATGGAAAGTTATACTTACGAAAGGCAATTAAGCACTATTTTTGGCAATTAAACGTTCCGGCAGCACAAAGCTAAATCGCGTTCCTTTGCCAGGCGAACTGTCGACTTCAAGGCGGCTTTCATGGTGATTCAACGCATGTTTCACAATTGC
Proteins encoded in this window:
- the brnQ gene encoding branched-chain amino acid ABC transporter; amino-acid sequence: MTHQLKSRDIIALGFMTFALFVGAGNIIFPPMVGLQAGEHVWTAAIGFLITAVGLPVLTVVALAKVGGGVDSLSTPIGKVAGLLLATVCYLAVGPLFATPRTATVSFEVGIAPLTGDSAMPLLIYSLVYFAIVILVSLYPGKLLDTVGNFLAPLKIIALVILSVAAIVWPVGPISNALDAYQNAAFSNGFVNGYLTMDTLGAMVFGIVIVNAARSRGVTEARLLTRYTVWAGLMAGVGLTLLYLALFRLGSDSATLVDQSANGAAILHAYVQHTFGGAGSFLLAALIFIACLVTAVGLTCACAEFFAQYIPLSYRTLVFILGGFSMVVSNLGLSHLIQISIPVLTAIYPPCIALVVLSFTRSWWHNSTRIIAPAMFISLLFGILDGIKASAFGDMLPAWSQRLPLAEQGLAWLMPTVVMVILAIIWDRAAGRQVASRAH
- the proY gene encoding putative proline-specific permease; amino-acid sequence: MESNNKLKRGLSTRHIRFMALGSAIGTGLFYGSADAIKMAGPSVLLAYIIGGVAAYIIMRALGEMSVHNPAASSFSRYAQENLGPLAGYITGWTYCFEILIVAIADVTAFGIYMGVWFPAVPHWIWVLSVVLIICAINLMSVKVFGELEFWFSFFKVATIIIMIVAGIGIIVWGIGNGGQPTGIHNLWSNGGFFSNGWLGMIMSLQMVMFAYGGIEIIGITAGEAKDPEKSIPRAINSVPMRILVFYVGTLFVIMSIYPWNQVGTDGSPFVLTFQHMGITFAASILNFVVLTASLSAINSDVFGVGRMLHGMAEQGSAPKVFAKTSRRGIPWVTVLVMTIALLFAVYLNYIMPENVFLVIASLATFATVWVWIMILLSQIAFRRRLPPEEVKALKFKVPGGVVTTIAGLIFLVFIIALIGYHPDTRISLYVGFAWIVLLLIGWMFKRRRDRQLAQV